The region CGCCGTTATCGGGGGGCTGGCCGTGGGGCTCTTCTTTGTGAACCCCACGGTGCAGATGCCCTTCGCGACCCGTTTCATCGCCGGCGGCGGCCCGATCATCCCCGGGCCGGTCTGGCCGTACGTCTTCATTACCATTGCCTGTGGCGCCATCTCCGGGTTCCACGCCCTTATCGGCTCCGGCACGACCCCCAAGATGCTGGAAAGGGAAGGGCAGGTCCGCCTCATCGGCTACGGCGCCATGCTGACGGAAGCGTTCATCGGCGTGATGGCCCTTTTGGCCGCCGTGACGCTGGTGCCCAACGACTACTTTGCCATCAACTCCTCGGCCGCCGCCTTTGCCAAGCTCAACATGCCGGTGCAGAACCTGCCGGAGCTGTGCCGCCTGGTGGGCCTGGACGTGGCCCACCGTCCCGGCGGCGCCATCTCGCTGGCGGTCGGCATGGCGTACATCTTCTCCCATGTGGGCGCGGGGCTGCAGCATACGATGAAATACTGGTTTCAGTTCGTCATCATGTTCGAGGCGCTGTTCATCCTGACCACCATCGATGCGGGGACCAGGGTGGCGCGCTACATATTGCAGGACATCCTGGGAAATCTCTACGCCCCGCTCAAACAGACCGACTGGGTGCCGGGGGTCGTGCTGACCAGCGGCGCCGTCTCCTTTGCCTGGGGGTATATCCTCTACACCGGCGACGTCTCCTCCATCTGGCCCATGTTCGGCGTGACCAACCAGACGCTGGCGGCCCTGGCCCTGGCCATCGGGACCACGATCATCCTGCGGATCTCGCCCCGGAAACGATACGCGCTCATCACCCTGGTGCCGTGCGCCTTCATCACCGTAACCACGTTTGCCGCAGGCTTCATGAACATCAGGCTCTACCTGGCCCAGGGAATGATGCTCAACACCGTGCTCAGCGTCGTCATCATCGTTCTGGTGACGGTCATCATCGTGGAGAATCTGCGGGTCTGGCTCGCCCTGCTCAAGACGGAAAAACCGCTGGGCATGAACGATGAGCGGGAACATATCTACTGCCCGGTGGTTCCCGCCCATGCGCCTGACGATCTGCCGCTGGCCTAAAATGCAGGGGGGATGCACCCTGTAGGCGATTGCTTCCGGGTTAGCGGATAGCCGACGGTTGCAGCACCTCGGGCGAACCTGCCAGCGACAGCCACGCCTGGGCGGCATGGGACAGGTAACCGCCGCGCCGCCAGACCAGGCCCCGGTGCCAGTGGATCTCCGGGTGGTCGATGGCGACGCGTTTCGTCAGGGGATGGGGACATTGCTCGGCCAGGGAGCGGGGCAAAAGGGCGATGCCGAGTTTCGCGGCAACGAGCTCGATGACCAGATCGACCTGGCTCGACTGGGTTGCCACCTTCGGCGTGAACCCGCCTTCGCGGCACGCTTTCAAAATGATTGAGCTGAGCGCAAAATCCTCTCCATACAGGATGAACGGCATGCCGGCCAACGCATCGAAGGTGAGCCTGGGCCGCTGCGCCAGCGGATGATCGGCGGCCAGGAGCACGTCGATCGGCTCCCGGCACACCTCCTGCCATTCGAACTCGCTGCCTACCGGCAAAAGCGTAGCGGCGAAATCCAGTTCGCCGGCCAGCACCATCTCCTCC is a window of Geobacter sp. FeAm09 DNA encoding:
- a CDS encoding carbon starvation protein A; the protein is MSVLYLLVSSLCILALAYRYYAAFIAARVLMLDDRNVTPAVTCNDGKDYVPTNKWVVFGHHFAAIAGAGPLIGPTLAAQYGWGPGFFWILLGSVFAGCLHDMIILFASVRHQGQSLAVIAHKDVSRLTGITTAFVTLFIIIVALAGLAVAVANALFNNPWGVFIIAMTIPIAMIAGVYMFRIRPGAILSGTTFGVVAILAAVYFGGPIAESSFAGWFTFSKQQLSILLPLYGFCAAALPVWLLLAPRDYLSTYMKIAVIGGLAVGLFFVNPTVQMPFATRFIAGGGPIIPGPVWPYVFITIACGAISGFHALIGSGTTPKMLEREGQVRLIGYGAMLTEAFIGVMALLAAVTLVPNDYFAINSSAAAFAKLNMPVQNLPELCRLVGLDVAHRPGGAISLAVGMAYIFSHVGAGLQHTMKYWFQFVIMFEALFILTTIDAGTRVARYILQDILGNLYAPLKQTDWVPGVVLTSGAVSFAWGYILYTGDVSSIWPMFGVTNQTLAALALAIGTTIILRISPRKRYALITLVPCAFITVTTFAAGFMNIRLYLAQGMMLNTVLSVVIIVLVTVIIVENLRVWLALLKTEKPLGMNDEREHIYCPVVPAHAPDDLPLA
- a CDS encoding LysR family transcriptional regulator codes for the protein MEIRTLRAFAEVVRQGGFSRAAKTLFATQSTVSKAVRQLEDELGVRLLERVGHHSRLTEAGEIVFHRATAILAEGDDLRSELAEVRGLKRGTLRLGLPPIGSNTVFAPWFATYRSRYPGVEIKLVEHGSKRLEEMVLAGELDFAATLLPVGSEFEWQEVCREPIDVLLAADHPLAQRPRLTFDALAGMPFILYGEDFALSSIILKACREGGFTPKVATQSSQVDLVIELVAAKLGIALLPRSLAEQCPHPLTKRVAIDHPEIHWHRGLVWRRGGYLSHAAQAWLSLAGSPEVLQPSAIR